A segment of the Promicromonospora sukumoe genome:
AGGCGAACTCCTCGGTCTGCGCGATGCCCGCGACCGCGGCGCCGGCCGCGAGGAGCCGCGCGACGGCGTCGGCATGCGCCTGCTGGGTGGGCGCCGCCGCGAGCCAGGCCGGGTTGCCCGCGCCGACCCGCTGGCCGGCGACGGCGAACAGGTCCTTCACGGCGACGGTCTCGCCGTCGAGCACGCCGGAGCCGGACGGGGCCACCAGCGGGCCGGGCTCGGGCCGGACACGCCACACGCTCAGGTCAAGGGCCATGCGCACATGCTGCCAGGCCGGGCCCGAGGTGCGCTTCTACCCAGTCATTGGGCCCGGAACTCAGCGTTTTCGCGGCCCGATGACTGGGTAGAAGCGCACCCCGAAGCGAGCGGAGCGAGGGGCGGAGCGAGGCGCCGGGAGACCGAGAACCCGCAGGTCAGCAGCACCCCGAGCGGGTGAAGTCCGGGGTAATTCCTGGCCGCGCCCGGCGCTCTGTGCGATCGTCCGAGACCGGGACGACTACCCGGCGCCCCTGTGGTCTGTTTCGATCAGGGAGTCAGCGGATGCTGCAAGGTCTGGGGTTGTCCGGCACGGCCGAGTCCGTCTACCTGCAGATGCTCCGGGACCGCGACGCGGGGCCCGACCGGATCGCGGAGGCGCTCGGGGTCGACGAGGACCAGGTGCGCGACGCGCTGGACGAGCTGTCCCGCCTGATGCTCGTGGAGGCGTCGTGGGCGGGCGGCGCCGGGTTCCGTCCGGTCAGCCCGGAGATCGGGCTCGCCGCCCTGCTCGCCCGGGAGCAGGCGCAGGTCGCGCAGCGCAACCAGGAGATCGAGGAGGGCCGGGTGGCCCTCGCGCGGCTGGTCTCCGAGCTGCAGAACGTGCGCAAGGGCCCGGATGTCGAGGTCCTGGAGACCGCCGAGGAGGCGCGGGACCGCCTGGCGACGCTCACGGCGCGGTGCACGCAGCAGCTCTGCACGTTCGTGCCGACCCGGGCGACGTCGTCGCGCGCGCTGGAGTCGAGCCGGGCGCTGAGCAAGGTGCTGCTGGACCGGGGCGTGCGGATGCGCACTGTCTACCTGGAGAGCATCCGCAACGACCAGGCGACCTGGGACCACGCGACCTGGCTGCGCAACAACGGGGCCGAGGTGCGGCTGGCGGCGACCGTCCCGGTGCGTCTGCAGATCATCGACCAGGACCACGCGATGGTGCCGCTGGCCAACACCGAGTCGGGTTCCGGGGCCGTGGTGATGACGTCGCCCGGGGTCGTGGCCGCGCTCATGGCCCTGTTCTCGCAGACCTGGCGCTCGGCCACCCCGCTGGGCGCGGACCGACGGCGCGACGACGACGGCCTGTCCGTGCAGGAGCACGAGCTGCTCCGGCTGTGGGCCAAGGGGGCCACCGACGAGACCGCGGGCCGCCGGCTGGGTGTGTCCCTGCGGACGGTACGCCGTCTGAGCAGCGCCCTCATGGAGCGGCTCGACGCCGGCAGCCGCTTCCAGGCGGGCGCCCGGGCGCTGGAGCGCGGCTGGCTGGACCCGGCCGACCTCAGTTGAGCTCCGCGGGGCTCCACACCCGCACGGTGCCCAGCGTCCAGCCGGGCAGCTCCAGGGAGTCGGCCGCGGCGAGCAGGAGGCGGCACCCGGTGGCCGCCGCCTGCTCCAGCGGGACCAGCAGGAAGATCACCACGCCGAAGCCCGTGGGCAGCG
Coding sequences within it:
- a CDS encoding helix-turn-helix transcriptional regulator gives rise to the protein MLQGLGLSGTAESVYLQMLRDRDAGPDRIAEALGVDEDQVRDALDELSRLMLVEASWAGGAGFRPVSPEIGLAALLAREQAQVAQRNQEIEEGRVALARLVSELQNVRKGPDVEVLETAEEARDRLATLTARCTQQLCTFVPTRATSSRALESSRALSKVLLDRGVRMRTVYLESIRNDQATWDHATWLRNNGAEVRLAATVPVRLQIIDQDHAMVPLANTESGSGAVVMTSPGVVAALMALFSQTWRSATPLGADRRRDDDGLSVQEHELLRLWAKGATDETAGRRLGVSLRTVRRLSSALMERLDAGSRFQAGARALERGWLDPADLS